A stretch of DNA from Streptomyces venezuelae:
GGAGCTTGCGCTGGAGCATGGAAGTGGAACCGAACTGGGTGGAGACCACGAGCTCGGCGGCCTGGCAGAGCAGGTCGAGGTCGTCGCCGATCTCCTCGTCGATCTCCTTCTTCTGCTTCTGCCCGACCGTGACGTCGTCCCGGAAGACCGGCGCCATCTGCTCCTTGCAGTGCCGGACGATCCCGGAGATCTCCTCCTCGGTGACGAACGCGCCCTGGAGCCGGACCGGCTTGTTCGCGCCCATCGGGAGGAACAGGCCGTCGCCCTTGCCGATGAGCTTCTCGGCTCCGGGCTGGTCGAGGATGACGCGGCTGTCGGCGAGCGAGGAGGTGGCGAAGGCCAGCCGCGAGGGCACGTTGGCCTTGATCAGGCCGGTGACCACGTCCACCGAGGGCCGCTGGGTGGCGAGCACCAGGTGGATGCCGGCCGCGCGGGCCAGCTGGGTGATCCGCACGATCGAGTCCTCGACGTCGCGCGGGGCGACCATCATGAGGTCGGCCAGCTCGTCGACGATGACCAGCAGGTACGGGTACGGGTTCAGCTCCCGCTCACTGCCCTCCGGCAGTTTGATCTTGCCGTCCCGGATGGCCTTGTTGAAGTCGTCGATGTGCCGGTAGCCGAAGGCGGCCAGGTCGTCGTACCGGAGGTCCATCTCCTTGACGACCCACTGGAGGGCCTCGGCGGCCCGTTTGGGGTTGGTGATGATCGGCGTGATCAGATGCGGAATGCCCTCGTAGGCCGTCAGTTCGACCCGCTTGGGGTCGACCAGCACCATCCGCACGTCCTCCGGGGTGGCCCGCACCATGATCGAGGTGATCAGGCAGTTGATGCAGGAGGACTTTCCGGAGCCGGTGGCGCCGGCCACCAGCACATGCGGCATCTTCGCCAGGTTGGCCATCACATAGCCGCCCTCGACGTCCTTGCCGAGCGCCACCAGCATCGGATGGTCGTCCTCGGCCGAGTCCGCCAGGCGCAGCACATCGCCCAGGTTGACCATCTCGCGGTCGGTGTTCGGGATTTCGATGCCCACCGCCGACTTGCCGGGGATCGGGCTGATGATCCGTACGTCGGGGCTGGCCACGGCGTACGCGATGTTCTTGGTCAGCGCGATGATCCGCTCGACCTTGACCGCCGCGCCCAGGGTGACCTCGTACCGGGTGACCGTCGGCCCCCGGGTGAAGCCGGTGACGTCCGCGTCGACCTTGAACTCGTCGAACACGTTCCGCAGGGAGGCGACGACGGCGTCGTTGGCGGCGCTGCGGGTCTTCCCGGGGCCGCCGCGCTCCAGCAGGTCCAGCGAGGGCAGTGCGTACGTGATGTCCCCGCGCAGCTGGAGCTGTTCGGCCCGGGGCGGCAGCGGCGGGGCCGCCTCAGGCGGGGCCTTGGTGAGGTCGGGGACGCTGAAGCTGCCGGCTCCGTCGGCGGTGCCCGCGGTGGGCGGAGCGGCGGGCACCGGCGGAACGGGCGTCTCCGCACGGGCCGGGGGCACCGGCGCGGTGGTCTCCGCCTCGCCCCGGCCGCCGGCGATGCCCTGGGTGAGGTCGGCGACCAGCGGGGACGGGGGCATGCCGCCCAGGACGGCCCCGTCCAGCGCGGCGGCAGCCGCCGCGGCGACATCCACGGCGTCCATCTCGCGGTCCAGCGGGGGCTGCACCGAGCCGCGCCGGGGCCGGCGGCGGCGGGCGAGCGCCTCCTGTTCGGCCGCAGCGTCCGGCTCGGCTTCCTCGTCGGCCGCGGTGGCGGCCCGGCCGCGCCCGGTACGGGCCCGCCACTGGTCGGCATCGTGCCGGTCCCGGCGGTCCAGCGGTTCCTCCCCTGCCCCGGCGGGCAGTTCGTCGTATTCGTTCGGCTGGACGATGCCCAGCCGGATGCCGAGCCGTCGCAGCCGCTGCGGGATGGCATTGACCGGGGTGGCGGTGACCACCAGCAGGCCGAAGACGGTGAGCAGCACCAGCATGGGCACGGCCAGCGGCGCACCCATGGTGAAGATCAGCGGTTTGGAGGCGGCCCAGCCGATGAGCCCGCCGGCGTCCTGCATGGCGGCGGTGCCCTCACCGCGCCCGGGCGCCCCACAGGCGATGTGGACCTGCCCGAGCACTCCGATCACCAGTGCGGACAGGCCGATCACGATGCGGCCGTTGGCGTCGGCCTGGTCGGGGTGCCGGATGAAACGTACCGCCATGACCCCGAGCAGGACGGGCACCAGCAGGTCGAGCCGCCCGAAGGCACCCGTGATCAGCATGGTGACCAGGTCGCCGACCGGACCGTGCAGATTGGACCAGGTGCCGGCGGCGACGATCAGCGCGAGACCGAGCAGGAGCAGCGCGAGGCCGTCCTTGCGGTGCGCGGGATCGAGGTTCTTCGCTCCGCGGCCCATGCTCCGGAACACCGCGCCGATCGCGTGCGCGAGACCGAGCCACAGCGCGCGCACCAGCCGGAGCACCCCGTTGGTCGGGGACGGGGCCGGCTTGGGCGCGGCCTTTTTCGCCGGCGCGCGCTTCGCGGGCGCCGCCTTCTTCGCGGGCGGTTTGCGCGCGGGGGCCGCCTTCTTGGCCGGCGCCGTCGTACGGCCGGTGCGGGCCCTTGCGGTGCCCGCCGTGCTCTGGGAACCCTTGCCGGACGTACGTGAGGCCATGGGAGCGAGGTTACCGGTGCGCACGCCGGTGGACACGCGTGCCCACCCCTTCACCCGTTCGTGTCGGGCTCGGGGCGGGCATTTTGACGTACGCCCAGAGCTGACGCCCACTCACCTGCCGGGCCGGCACCCGAGGCACCGGGCCGGGACTCCCGTCCCGGCCCGGCCCGCTCAGGTCTGGGCCGCTCAGGTCTGGGCCGGAAGCACCGCCGCGCCACCGCCCGCGCCGGGCTCCAGCGCGTCCAGCGCCCGCCGCAGTCCGGTGAGTTTGCGCTCCAGATGGGCCGCGGTGGCCACCACCGATGCCTCGGCCGCTTCCTCGCCGAGCTGCTTGGTGAGCGCCTCGGCCTGCTCCTCGACCGCGGCCAGCCGCGCCGAGAGCTCGGCCAGCAGGCCGGCGGCCTCCTTGCTCTCCACTCCGTTGGAGCCGCTGCCGTCCAGCTGCAGCCTCAGCAGGGCCGCCTGCTCACGCAGTTGGCAGTTCTTCGTGTACAGGTCCACGAACACCGAGACCTTCGCCCGCAGCACCCACGGATCGAAGGGCTTGGAGATGTAGTCCACCGCCCCCGCGGCATAGCCCCGGAAGGTGTGGTGCGGACCGTGGTTGATCGCCGTCAGGAAGATGATCGGAATGTCGCGGGTCCGCTCCCGCCGCTTGATGTGTGCGGCGGTCTCGAACCCGTCCATCCCGGGCATCTGCACGTCCAGCAGGATGACCGCGAAGTCATCCGTCAGCAGCGCCTTGAGCGCTTCCTCCCCCGACGACGCCCGGACCAGTGTCTGATCGAGCGCGGAGAGGATGGCCTCCAGCGCCAGCAGATTCTCCGGCCGGTCGTCGACCAGGAGGATCTTGGCCTTCTGCACCATGCCCTGTCCTCCTCGCCCCGGCATGGGGCCTCCCCGGCCCGTCCTTGTGCCGGTCATCGTAGCCCCAGTCCCGAGATCGCCACACCCTGTCACCAAGATGTCACTGTGCACGTAGCGGAAACGCGGCGGGAGACCCGAAGGTTCCCCGTCTGCGCCGTGGAATCCGTCCCTTGCCGGTGGATCATTTCGCCCGCATGTGCTGCTCCATGACGGACAGCAGGAAGTCGGGGTCCACCGGCTTGGTCACATAGTCGGTCGCACCGGAATCGATGGCCTTCTCCCGGTCCCCCTTCATCGCCTTCGCGGTGAGCGCGATGATCGGCAACCCCTCGAACTGCGGCATCCGCCGGATCGCCGCCGTCGTCGCATAACCGTCCATCTCCGGCATCATGATGTCCATCAGGACCACCGTCACATCGTCGTGCTGTTCCAGCACCTCGATGCCCTCGCGCCCGTTCTCCGCATACAGCACGGCGAGCCCGTGCTGCTCCAGCACGCTGGTCAGCGCGAACACATTGCGCACGTCGTCGTCGACGATCAGCACCTTCTCACCGCGGAACGCATACGCCCGCGGAGGCGTCGGCAGCTCCTCCGGCACCAGCCAGTCCTCCGACGACGACTGCCCATACTGCCCCGGCTGACCGGGCTGTCCCGGGTATCCCGGCTGACCCGGCACCTCCGGCCGCGGCCGGGCATCGTTCAGCGCCTTCCGGCGCCGCCGGAACAGCGCCGAGGACCCGTGACCCGCCCCCTCGGCACCGCCCGGCTGCACCTGAGCCGCCGGCACCGGAGCCGGACCCGCCGCATCCGCCGGCAGGGCCGCGGCCGGAGCCTGCGGCAGCGCGGGCGCCGCCGCGGCCGGCCGCCGGTACAGGTCGCCCCGGCCGCCCGGGGCGGGCGGCGCATACCCCTGCGGCGGCAGCTCGCTCGGGTGCAGCGGGAGGTACAGGGTGAAGGTGGACCCGCGGCCGGGCTCACTGGCCGCGTGGATCTCGCCGCCCAGCAGCCGGGCGATCTCCCGGCTGATCGACAGCCCCAGACCGGTCCCGCCGTACTTCCGGCTCGTGGTGCCGTCAGCCTGCTTGAACGCCTCGAAGATCACGAGCATCTTGCTCGCCGCGATCCCGATCCCGGTGTCGGTCACCGAGAAGGCGATCAGGTCCCCGTCGGGGTCCCGCAACGAGCCGGCCTCCAGCAGCTGCTCCCGGATGGCCTGCGGCACATCGGTCCCGGCCGGCCGGATGACCAGCTCCACCGCGCCGTTGTCGGTGAACTTCACCGCGTTCGACAGCAGGTTGCGCAGCACCTGGAGCAGCCGCTGCTCGTCGGTGTGCAGGGTGGCCGGCAGCTCCGGGGACACCCGCACCGAGAAGTCCAGGCCCTTCTCCGCGGTCAGCGGCCGGAACGTGGCCTCCACATAGTCCACCAGCTGGACCAGGGCGATCCGGGTCGGCGAGACGTCCATCTTGCCCGCCTCGACCTTCGACAGGTCCAGGATGTCGTTGATCAGCTGGAGCAGGTCGGAGCCGGCCCCGTGGATGGTCTCGGCGAACTCCACCTGCTTCGGCGAGAGATTGCCC
This window harbors:
- a CDS encoding DNA translocase FtsK, yielding MASRTSGKGSQSTAGTARARTGRTTAPAKKAAPARKPPAKKAAPAKRAPAKKAAPKPAPSPTNGVLRLVRALWLGLAHAIGAVFRSMGRGAKNLDPAHRKDGLALLLLGLALIVAAGTWSNLHGPVGDLVTMLITGAFGRLDLLVPVLLGVMAVRFIRHPDQADANGRIVIGLSALVIGVLGQVHIACGAPGRGEGTAAMQDAGGLIGWAASKPLIFTMGAPLAVPMLVLLTVFGLLVVTATPVNAIPQRLRRLGIRLGIVQPNEYDELPAGAGEEPLDRRDRHDADQWRARTGRGRAATAADEEAEPDAAAEQEALARRRRPRRGSVQPPLDREMDAVDVAAAAAAALDGAVLGGMPPSPLVADLTQGIAGGRGEAETTAPVPPARAETPVPPVPAAPPTAGTADGAGSFSVPDLTKAPPEAAPPLPPRAEQLQLRGDITYALPSLDLLERGGPGKTRSAANDAVVASLRNVFDEFKVDADVTGFTRGPTVTRYEVTLGAAVKVERIIALTKNIAYAVASPDVRIISPIPGKSAVGIEIPNTDREMVNLGDVLRLADSAEDDHPMLVALGKDVEGGYVMANLAKMPHVLVAGATGSGKSSCINCLITSIMVRATPEDVRMVLVDPKRVELTAYEGIPHLITPIITNPKRAAEALQWVVKEMDLRYDDLAAFGYRHIDDFNKAIRDGKIKLPEGSERELNPYPYLLVIVDELADLMMVAPRDVEDSIVRITQLARAAGIHLVLATQRPSVDVVTGLIKANVPSRLAFATSSLADSRVILDQPGAEKLIGKGDGLFLPMGANKPVRLQGAFVTEEEISGIVRHCKEQMAPVFRDDVTVGQKQKKEIDEEIGDDLDLLCQAAELVVSTQFGSTSMLQRKLRVGFAKAGRLMDLMESRGVVGPSEGSKARDVLVKPDELDGVLAVIRGESHP
- a CDS encoding response regulator encodes the protein MVQKAKILLVDDRPENLLALEAILSALDQTLVRASSGEEALKALLTDDFAVILLDVQMPGMDGFETAAHIKRRERTRDIPIIFLTAINHGPHHTFRGYAAGAVDYISKPFDPWVLRAKVSVFVDLYTKNCQLREQAALLRLQLDGSGSNGVESKEAAGLLAELSARLAAVEEQAEALTKQLGEEAAEASVVATAAHLERKLTGLRRALDALEPGAGGGAAVLPAQT